The window CGGCGCCGTGTCCCTGCCCTCCAGCTGTGCCAGCTCTGGCACCCGCTGCCTGATCTCTGGATGGGGCAACACCAGCGCCACAGGGAGTCAGTACCACAGAGCTGCAAAGTAGTTGTAGTGCATTGTGGGGCAGAAACATTTACATctgctctccatctttctctcaagGCTACTACCCTGATCGCATGATGTGCCTGGATGCCCCCATCCTGAGtgacagcagctgcaggtctgcCTACCCTGGCCAGATCACCTCCAACATGTTCTGTGCTGGATTCCTCGAGGGAGGCAAGGACTCCTGCCAGGTACGAGCTCAAGTCCTCTCCACAGTTTCTTAGCGCGTCAAACGGTGGAACATGTCCCCTCACATCTTGTCCTTTCTACCCGTGTGCTATCAGGGTGACTCTGGTGGCCCCGTGGTGTGCAACGGTCAGCTGCAGGGTGTGGTGTCCTGGGGTTATGGCTGCGCCCAGAGGAACAAGCCCGGAGTCTACGCCAAGGTCTGCAACTACACCTCCTGGATCCGCAGCACCATGTCCTCCAACTAAAGTCATCTTGGTCATTTGTTGAAGTACAGTTAAACTGCATGggccattaaaaaatataaatatcaaatgcAGCTCATCTATTTGATTTCTGAATAAAACAATTGTACTTAATCGCATCACTACAAACTTGATTGACTTCGAACGTAAACAAACCACAGAGGTTCAAGGCTACGGATGATAACTGTAACGTTAAATGTTGTGAAGTTAATTCACAAGTTACTTCTTTTGCCAAGCAataatgatgaatgatgaaCATGTACACATATCAATATAAAAATGGCCTTTATTGGTATTAAGACGATAACAAAATCAAACGTATATTGAAGCATGACAAATTTTCAAAaggttttgaaaatgtgttcaaTGCCATTATATGTCCTGTGCTTGTGCAGTTCA is drawn from Pungitius pungitius chromosome 11, fPunPun2.1, whole genome shotgun sequence and contains these coding sequences:
- the prss1 gene encoding trypsin-1; this translates as MKAFILLALFAAAFAAPIEDDKIVGGYECRKNAVGYQVSLNSGYHFCGGSLISSTWVLSAAHCYKSRVQVRLGEHNIAVSEGTEQFIDSAKVIRHPSYNSGNLDNDIMLIKLSKPASLNSYVGAVSLPSSCASSGTRCLISGWGNTSATGSYYPDRMMCLDAPILSDSSCRSAYPGQITSNMFCAGFLEGGKDSCQGDSGGPVVCNGQLQGVVSWGYGCAQRNKPGVYAKVCNYTSWIRSTMSSN